GATCTCGGGTTTGCGCGAGCGCCGCATCATCTCTTCGCCGCCGACGATGTTGCGGATCGCCGCGGTGGCGATGGTGGTGCGTGGCCACAGCGCATTGACGGCGACGCGCCCGCGATATTCCTCCGCCAGGCCCAAAGTGGCGAGACTCATGGCATATTTCGCCATCGTATAGGCGAGATGCGGCGCGAACCACGTGGGGTCGAGATTGATCGGCGGCGCCAGGGTGAGGATGTGCGGACGGGCCGATTTGAGGAGATGCGGCAGGCACAGCTTCGAGACCAGGAACGTTCCGCGCCCATTGACCGCCTGCATCAGGTCATAGCGCTTCATATCGGTGGCGAGCGTGTCGGTGAGCGCGATGGCGGATGCATTGTTCACGCATATATCTATGCCGCCGAAGCGCTTGAGGGTTGCGTCTACCGCAGCCTGGACCTGCGCATCGTCGCGGATATCGGTCTGGATCGGCAGGGCCTGGCCGCCGGCTGCCTCTATGGCTTCGGCGGCGCTGTGAATGGTGCCATCGAGCTTGGGATGCGGCCTGACTGTCTTGGCGGCGACGGCGATATTCGCCCCGTCGCGTGCCGCCCTGAGCGCGATGGCGAGGCCGATGCCGCGCGAAGCGCCGGTGACAAAAAGGGTGAGACCTTTCAGTGACGTCATCCTTCCTTAGCTGCTATAGAGACCCTCCTTGAATTGCAACCGGGAAACTCCTCTGACCCAATCCGTCACCTTGGCCGCCGAGGCTTTGATCGAAGGCAAGCTTGTCGCCTTCCCGACCGAGACCGTCTATGGGCTCGGTGCCGATGCGACGCAGGACAAGGCCGTCGCCCAGGTCTTCGCCGCCAAGGGCCGGCCGGCCTTCAACCCGTTGATCGTGCATGTATCGTCGCTTGAGGAGGCCGCGGCGCTGGGCGAGTTCAATGCCGAGGCGAGCGAGCTCGGCCAGCTGTTCTGGCCGGGACCGCTGACCCTGGTCGTGCCGCGCCGTCAAGGCTGCCCCGTATCGTTGCTCGCTTCGGCGGGCCTAGGCAGTCTTGCCATCAGGGTGCCGAAGCATCCCGTGGCGCAAGCTTTGCTCAAGGCGGTGCGCCGGCCGGTGGTGGCGCCCAGCGCCAATCCCTCGGGCCGCATCAGCCCGACTACGGCTGCGCATGTGCACGCCGGGCTCGGCGACAAGGTCAGCGTGATCCTCGATGGTGGACCTTCGGCCATCGGGCTCGAATCGACCATCATCGGCTTCCTTGACGGACGGCCGAGCCTGTTGCGTCCGGGAGGCCTGGCCCGCGAGGAAATCGAGCGCGCGCTCGGCCACAAGCTTGTCTCGGGCGGAGATTCTAAGGCCCCTTCGGCTCCCGGCCAGTTGGAAAGCCACTATGCCCCGAAGGCCCATATTCGGCTCGATGCGAAGGCCGCACGGGAGGGAGAGGCTTATCTCGCCTTCGGCGAGGCTCCGGATGCTCGCTACAATCTTTCCCCTTCCGGCGATCTGCTGGAAGCGGCCGCCAATCTCTTTCGCCTGCTTCATGAAATCGACGCGACCGGTGTTGCCGCTATCGCCGTGGCGCCCATACCTCGCCACGGGCTGGGTGAGGCGATGAATGATCGGC
This genomic stretch from Nordella sp. HKS 07 harbors:
- a CDS encoding L-threonylcarbamoyladenylate synthase, with translation MNCNRETPLTQSVTLAAEALIEGKLVAFPTETVYGLGADATQDKAVAQVFAAKGRPAFNPLIVHVSSLEEAAALGEFNAEASELGQLFWPGPLTLVVPRRQGCPVSLLASAGLGSLAIRVPKHPVAQALLKAVRRPVVAPSANPSGRISPTTAAHVHAGLGDKVSVILDGGPSAIGLESTIIGFLDGRPSLLRPGGLAREEIERALGHKLVSGGDSKAPSAPGQLESHYAPKAHIRLDAKAAREGEAYLAFGEAPDARYNLSPSGDLLEAAANLFRLLHEIDATGVAAIAVAPIPRHGLGEAMNDRLSRAAAPRPAESE
- a CDS encoding NAD(P)-dependent oxidoreductase; amino-acid sequence: MTSLKGLTLFVTGASRGIGLAIALRAARDGANIAVAAKTVRPHPKLDGTIHSAAEAIEAAGGQALPIQTDIRDDAQVQAAVDATLKRFGGIDICVNNASAIALTDTLATDMKRYDLMQAVNGRGTFLVSKLCLPHLLKSARPHILTLAPPINLDPTWFAPHLAYTMAKYAMSLATLGLAEEYRGRVAVNALWPRTTIATAAIRNIVGGEEMMRRSRKPEIMADAAHLILTKPVDFSGHFLIDDEVLAAHGVTDLDRYNNSASVDLQPDLFVSQTS